The window TGCGCGCGGTGGCAGGAGATGCAACTCACCTGGCTGCTGGCCGTCGGGCCCGCCGTGCTCGAGGTGGTGTTGGCCGGGTCCTCGAACGGCACGGCGGCCAGATAGGCCGACGCCTGGGTGCCGCCGGTGATGTCGGCAGTCCCGTTGTACAGATTGTAGTTCTGCGCGATGCCCGCGCCGATGGTCTCGCCCGAGGGGTGGACCAACTGCGTGTTGTTCGCGTGGAAGTCGCCGTGGCAGTTCCCACACCAGGCGCTCATGCCGCCCTTGTAGGCGGTGTGGTTGCTGTTGGTCTCGCCACCACCGAAGATCGCGAGGCCGTCGGCGTCCGGGGCCGGGCTCGAGAAGGTGGCCAGGCCACCCTGGACCTGCTGCCCCGCGGTGTAGAGCAGACGGAACTCGTCGGTGCCGTGCGGATCGTGGCAGCTCGAGCACTCCATCGAGGCCGCCGGGAAGGCACCGCCCGGAGCCGACGTCAGCGTCGCGTCCGGACCGACACCGTAGCTCGGCGCGTTGATGTTGTGGCCCGCGGCGTCACCCGGGATCGGGTTGTCGGCACCGGCGTGACCGTCGTTCAGGTTGTCCTCGGTCAGGAACACGAAGTTCCCGGCACCGTACTCGGTCGGCGGGTTCAGCGGATCGGAGCCGAAGCTGGCGCCGAGACGCGTGGCGTGACAGCCGAGGCAGGTCTCGCTGGGCGTCGCGTCGACGAGCAGCCACGGATTCCCGTTGGGGCTGTCCGGGTCGACCAGGGCACCGTCTTGACTGTTGTGCATCGTGTGGCAGCCGTTGCAGTGAGCAACGCCACCGTCGTGGAAAGCCAGCGCCGGCGTCGCGACGAGCACGAGAACCGACACGAGCGCGAGGGTCTTCATCATGTTGTTCATGCCTCCGAGAGCATGCTTGCTAGGACCGTGAGAAGGTCGAACGAGTTCGACTCGCTCATCGAAGGGGGGAGACCGATCGCGGATCGACCGGCCACACTCCTTCACGGTTCACGCAGGGTTGCACCACTGGCGTCGGAGCCGCGCGCCACACGCTCCT is drawn from Candidatus Krumholzibacteriia bacterium and contains these coding sequences:
- a CDS encoding cytochrome c3 family protein — translated: MMKTLALVSVLVLVATPALAFHDGGVAHCNGCHTMHNSQDGALVDPDSPNGNPWLLVDATPSETCLGCHATRLGASFGSDPLNPPTEYGAGNFVFLTEDNLNDGHAGADNPIPGDAAGHNINAPSYGVGPDATLTSAPGGAFPAASMECSSCHDPHGTDEFRLLYTAGQQVQGGLATFSSPAPDADGLAIFGGGETNSNHTAYKGGMSAWCGNCHGDFHANNTQLVHPSGETIGAGIAQNYNLYNGTADITGGTQASAYLAAVPFEDPANTTSSTAGPTASSQVSCISCHRAHATSSPDAGRWDFNVTVLGEDGLESGAYAIPNPYGDPNQRSLCNKCHVKDEFDADVFTAAPSGVR